The genomic region GCCTGGTCGACGACGTGATCGCCGACTACGACGAGCGCAGCCTCGACGGCTCGCTGCCGGCCCTCCTCGACGCCCGCGGCACCGCACGGGACGTGTTCGACGCGGTGGCGGGGCTCGGCCCGATCCAGCGCTACCTCGACGACCCGACGGTCGAGGAGATCTGGATCAACGAGCCGAACAAGGTGTTCATCGCCCGGCACGGGGTGGCGGAGCTGACCACGACGATCCTGACCGCCGAGGACGTGCGTGACCTGGTCGAGCGGATGCTCAAGCCGTCGGGCAGGCGCATCGACGTGAGCTCCCCGTTCGTCGACGCATCGCTGCCCTCGGGCGCCCGCGTGCACGTCGCGATCCCCGACATCACGCGGGCGCACTGGTCGGTCAACATCCGCAAGTTCGTGGTGCGCGCGACGCACCTCGACGACCTGGTGGGCCTCGGCTCGTTGACCGCGCCGGCCGCGCGGTTCCTGGAGGCGGCGGTCGCGAGCGGGCTCAACATCCTGGTCGCGGGCGGCACGCAGGCGGGCAAGACGACGCTGCTGAACTGCTTGCTGGCAGCGGTCCCTCCGCGCGAGCGGGTCATCACCTGCGAGGAGACCTTCGAGCTGAAGGCTCCGTTGAACGACATCGTGGCGATGCAGTGCCGGCAGCCGAGTCTCGAGGGCACCGGCGAGATCAAGCTGCGCCGCCTGGTCAAGGAGGCGCTGCGCATGCGCCCGAGCCGCATCGTCGTGGGCGAGGTGCGCCAGGAGGAGAGCCTCGACCTGCTCATCGCCCTCAACAGCGGCCTTCCCGGCATGTGCACGATCCACGCGAACAGCGCCCGCGAGGCCGTGCAGAAGCTGTGCACCCTGCCGCTGCTCGCCGGCGAGAACGTGACCCACCAGTTCGTCGTCCCCACGGTCGCGTCCTGCGTCGACCTCGTCGTGCACGCGGCCACCGAGGCCGACGGCACCCGGCGGGTGCGGGAGATCGTCGCGGTGCCTGGCCGGGTCGAGGGCGACGTCGTCGAGACGGCCGACATCTTCACGACCCGCGACGGCCGGCTCGTGCGTGCCGAGGGCTGGCCGCCGCACCAGGAGCGATTCGCCCGCAGCGGCTTCGACCTCGCCCGACTACTGCAGGCGGCCTGAGCCATGGGTGCCCTGATCGGTCTCGCGTTCGGCGCGGGCCTGCTGCTGGTGTGGCTGTCGTTCGGCCCGCCCCGGGAGCCGAAGCCGCGCACGACCCCGCGCCTGTCCGAGCGGATGTCCGACATGCTCGCCCAGGCGGGCGTCGAGTCGGTGACGCCGCTCGCCCTGGTCGGCGCGTGCGCCGGCACCGGCGTCGTCGTCCTGCTGGTGATGGCGCTGGTGTCGCACTCACCCGTGGTGGCGACCGCGTTCGCCAGCATGGCCGCCTACGCGCCGCTCGGGCTCGTCCGGATGCGCCAGCGCAAGCGCCGTGCCGACCTGCGCGAGCTGTGGCCCGAGGTCGTCGACAATCTGGCCAGCGGCGTACGCGCCGGGCTCTCGCTGCCCGAAGCCCTGACCCAGGTGGGCGCGCGAGGCCCGGAGCAGCTGCGCAGCCACTTCGTACGCTTCGGCGAGGACTACCGCGCCACCGGGCGCTTCGGCCCGTGCCTCGACCGGCTCAAGGCCTCGCTGGCCGACCCGGTCGGCGACCGCATCGTCGAGTCGCTGCGCCTCGCGCGCGAGGTCGGCGGCTCGGACCTCGGGCGGCTGCTGCGTACGCTGTCCGGCTTCCTGCGCGAGGAGGCGCGGGCCCGCGCCGAGCTGCAGGCCCGCCAGAGCTGGACCGTCAACGGTGCCCGGCTCGCCGTTGCAGCACCCTGGCTCGTCCTCGGCCTGCTCGCCTTCAACCCCGACGGTGTCGCGGCGTTCAACTCGGCGGCCGGGGCGGTCGTGCTGCTCGTGGGCGGTGGCGTCTGCCTGCTGGCCTACCGGCTGATGCTGCAGATCGCACGCCTGCCCGAAGAAGAGCGGGTGCTGCGATGAGCCGCAGCCTGCTCGGGGCACTGCTCGGCCTGGTCGCCGGCTTCGGCGCGGTGACCGCGTTCTGGCGGCTGCCGGTGTTCCGCCGTCCGCGGCTGGACGACCGGCTCGCCCCCTACCTGCGCGACACGCCACGGGTGTCCCGGCTGCTGCAGGAGTCGCGCTCTCTCACGCCGTTCCCGACTCTCGAGCGCATCGTCGGTCCGGCGGTGCGCGACGCCGCTCGCGTGCTCGAGAACGTGCTCGGTGGCAGTGCTTCCGTGCGCCGCAAGCTCGAGCAGTCGGCGAGTCCGCTGAGCCTCGAGCAGTTCCGTGCCGAGCAGGTGCTGTGGGGTGCCGCCGGTCTGGGTGGCGGGCTCGCTCTCTCGCTCGCGATGCTCAGCAGCGGCAAGGGTCGACCTGTCCCGCTGGCGCTGCTCTGCCTCGTCGCAGCAGCCGGGGGAGTGCTCGCGCGCGACTACTGGCTCGGGGCCCAGGTGACCAAGCGCGAGCAGCGCATGGTGCAGGAGTTCCCGACCGTCGCAGAGATGCTGGCGCTCGCCGTCAGCGCCGGTGAAGGGGCGGCCGGAGCGCTCGAGCGCGTCTGCGGCCTGAGCTCCGGCGAGCTGACCCGCGAGCTCTCGCGTGCGCTCGCCGACGCGCGAGCCGGCGCGTCGCTCGTGACCGCGCTGCAGGGCGTCGCTGCCCGCACGTCGCTCGCCCCGCTCGCCCGCTTCGTCGACGGCGTCGCCGTCGCCGTCGACCGGGGAACGCCGCTGGCCGACGTGCTGCGCGCGCAGGCCACGGACGTGCGCGAGCTCGGCAAGCGCGACCTGCTCGAAGCCGGTGGCCGCAAGGAGATCGGGATGATGATGCCTGTCGTCTTCCTCGTGCTCCCGGTCACGATCGTCTTCGCCCTCTACCCCGGCGTCGTCTCGCTCGACATCGCCGGCTGATCACCGCAAACCGCAACCACGAAGGAAGACCTCTTCATGTCCGCCTCCCTCGCCCTGACCAGGGCAGTCCACTCGCTCGCCGCCCGAGCGGCTGCGGCCGCCGACTCCGACGACCGCGGCGACGTCCCGGCCTGGGTCTTGATCACCGTCATGACCGCGGGCATCGTCGGCGTGCTGTGGACCTTCGCCCAGGACCAGCTCCACGACCTCCTGGACGACGCCTTCACCTCGGCCACCTCGAAGCACTGACCCGTGCGGCCGCCGGCACTGCGACGCGCGCTCCACGACGACTCGGGCGCGGCGGTCGTCGAGTTCTGCCTGGTCGTCGCGGTGGTCGTGCCGATGGTGCTGGCGATCCTGCAGTTCGGCCTCGTCCTGCACGTGCGCAACACGCTGCAGGCCGAGGCGGCCGAGGGCGCGCGCGTGGCCGCGGCCGCTGACCGCACGCCGGTCGACGGCCGCGTCGCCACCGCCTCGCTGGTGAGCGGCTCCTTCGGCAGCGGGCTCGGCCAGCACGTCACCGCGGGCACCTCGTCCGACGACGGGCTGCCGACGGTCTGGGTGCGGGTGCAGGCCGACCTGCCGCTGGTCGGCTGGCTCGCCGGCGTCGACGGCGGCATCGACGTCACGGCGCACGCCGTGGACGAGGGTGCATGACCCCCGTCGACGAGCCGGTGACCACCGACGGCGGCAGCGCGCTGATCGAGACGGTGTTCCTGGCCGTGCTGCTGCTGGTGCCGCTGACGTGGGTGATGCTGGCGGCGTTCTCGGCGCAGAACGCCTCCTACGCGGCGGCCGCCGCCGCTCGCGAGGGCAGTCGCGCCTACGTCACGACGCAGGGCGACGCGGACGCCGCCGCTGAAGCCCGGGCACGCGCCGCTGCCCACCTCGTCATGACGGACTTCGACGCCTCGTCGAGCCGCGAGCGCATCGCCGTCTCGGGCAGCCTGGCGCCCGGCAGCTTCGTCACCGTCACCGTCCGCACCCGCGTGCCGCTGCCGTTCCTGCCGGGCTTCCTCTCCCACGCCGCCGTGCCCGTGCGTGCACAGGCGCTCGCCGTCGTGGACGAGTACCGGTGAGGCGGCTGCGCGGCGACGACGGCTCGATCACGCCGCTGCTCCTGGGCTTCGTCGCCATCCTCGTGGGGCTGGTCGCGGTGATCACCGACTCGTCGGCCGCCTTCCTGGCCCGTCGCTCGCTGGTCGCCGCCAGCGACGGCGCGGCGCTCTACGCTGCCGGCGCCCTCGACCGCGACCGCCTCTACGACGAGTCGCTGACCCGGCTGCCGATCGAGGCGAGGAGCGCGCGGTCGCGCGCCACCGCGTACCTCGCCCGCACCGACCTCGACGAGCACTACCGCTCCGTACGCGTGCGCTCCGTCGACCTGGACCCGGGCGCCACCAGCGTCACGGTCGAGCTCACGGCTACCGTCGCGCTGCCGTTCGTCGGCCGCATCAGCGGCGGGCGCCGCACCCTACGCATCACTGCGTCGTCGACCGCGCACTCACCGCTGCGCTGACGCCCCCGCAGGGCGTCCGGCACGGGCCTGAGGGAGGATCGGGAGGTGAACCTGGACCCGGTCGACGCAGCCACCTTCCGGGCGGCCTTCCGTCGCCACCCGGCCGGCGTGGTCGTCGTCACGGCCGACGCGGGCGACGGGCCCGCCGGGCTCACCGCCACCTCCCTGGCCTCCGTCTCGCTCGAGCCGCCGATGGTCTCGTTCGCCCTCGCGTCCGGCGCGTCGACGGCGCCGACGCTGCTGAGCGCCTCGACCTTCGTCGTCAACCTGCTCGCCGACGAGCACGCCGCCGTGGCCCAGCGCTTCGCCACCACGGGCGTGGACCGGTTCGCGCCTCCCACGCGGTGGACCCGGCTGCCCACGGGCGAGCCGCTGCTGCTCGACGCGGCGTCGTGGCTGCGCTGCGAGACGGCCCAGCGGGTGCCCGTCGGCGACCACACCCTGCTGGTCGGGCGCGTGCTCGAGGCCCGCGTCGACGGCGACGCCGCACCGCTCGTCTACCACGACCGCCGCTACCACGGGCTCGGGGACCACACAGCGCTCGAACCGTGATCTTCCGCGTTCAAGTCCGCGTCGCAGGTGCCGAAGAGAACTCCGCGTCCCCGGTAGGCGGGGTCCGTGGTTCCTGGAGGATCTCGTGCGGTCTAGTTCACTTCGGTACGCGGTGGCGGGCGTCGCCCTCGCGTGCAGCCTCGCCGGCTGCTCCGGCTCAGGGTCCGGCGCGGCCGCCGAGGCGCCCGCCGTCACCGTCGGCGTCGCCATGCCGCAGGGCGACTCGCGCTGGGCGAGCGACGCGGACAACATGGTCAAGCAGCTCACCGCGCTGGGCTACAAGACCGAGGTGACCAACGCCGACAAGGCGCCGGCGACCCAGGTGACGCAGATCCAGGCCATGATCGACCACGGGGACAAGGCGCTCATCGTCGGCTCCGTCGACGGCGGTGCCCTCAAGGACGTCCTCGCCAAGGCTGCGGCGAAGAAGATCCCGGTCATCGCGTACGACCGCCTCATCACCGGCACCAGCGACGTCGACTACTACGCGACCTTCGACAACGCGAAGGTCGGCGTCCTGCAGGGCCAGGCGCTGCTCGACGGGCTGAACGTGGCGAAGGCGACGCGCCCGCTCAACATCGAGGTCTTCGCAGGCGACCCCAAGGACAACAACGCCGGCTTCTTCTTCGACGGCGCGATGAGCGTGCTCAAGCCTTACATCGCCTCCGGCAAGATCAAGGTCGTCAGCGGCGAGACCGAGTTCGCCAAGGTCGCGACGCCCAACTGGGACGGCAAGACTGCCCAGGCCCGCATGGAGAAGCTGCTCGCCGGCCCTGACGCGGGCGTGACGCTCGACGGCGTGCTGGCCCCCAACGACGGCCTGGCCCGCGGCATCCTCGCGGCGCTCGGCGAGAAGGGCTACGGCGCCGCCGGCAAGCCGTGGCCCGCGATCACCGGCCAGGACTCCGAGCTCGAGTCGGTCAAGCTGGTCGCCTCCGGCGAGCAGACCGAGACCATCTTCAAGGACACCCGTGAGCTGGCCAAGGTCGCCGTGCAGATGACCAACGCCGTCCTCGACGGCGACACCGCGCGCGTCAACGACACCAAGCAGTACAACAACGGCGTCAAGGTCGTGCCGACCTTCCTCCTCCAGCCGGTGAGCGTCACGAAGGCCAACTACCAGGGCGTCCTGGTCGACAGCGGCTACTACAAGAGCAGCGACCTCTCCTGAGGCTGCGCACGTCCTGACCACCCCGCATCCCCTCAGGTCCGCGCGCGCGGACGCAGAACCAGGAGCCAGTCGCATGGGTACCACGCCCGCCCCCCTCCCGAGCCGCCTCGCCGGCTCGTTCCTCGACCGTCCCGTACGCGTCAAGCTCGTCGCCCTCGTCGTCGCCAGCCTCCTGGCGCTCGCTTCGTGCGTCGCCGTGACCGCGAAGACCAACCGCACGGCTGCCCAGACCTCCGAGCAGCTGCGCAACCTCAACTCCGCCGCGGCGCTGGTCCTCCAGCTCGACCGGCTCGCCAGCGAGCTCAAGGTGGACGGGCTGCAGGCGATCGTCCGACCTGACCCGGCCGCGCAGGTCCAGGTGCTGCAGGACCAGATCACGCGCACCAACACCACCCTGGACCAGTTGACCGCCGCCGAGCTGCCGAAGGCGCAGAAGGCCGGCGTGCAGACGCTGAAGGACGTCTACACCGACTACGAGGGCGTCATCACCCGCTTCGTGAAGAACGCCGGTGCCGACCCGGAGACCGCTCGCCTGTCGTGGGAGCAGATCGACGTCGACAACTACCTCGTCAGCGCCGTGCTGAAGAACAACCGCGACAGCTTCTCGAAGGCCGTCGCCCACGCGGAGAAGGCCGCCGCCGCGCAGCGCAGCAGCGCGACGCACCTGCTGTGGTTCGTCGTGGTCCTCGCGGCCTTCGTGGTCTGCCTCATCGCGTACGTCGTGGTCGTCTCGATCACCCGCCCGCTGCGCAAGGTTCGGGCCTCGCTCGAGGCGATGGCCAAGGGCGACCTGACCGTCTCGGCCGACGTGCCGCACCAGGACGAGATGGGCCAGATGGCCCGCGCGCTCGACCAGGCGCTCGCCGGCATCCGCGAGGTCGTCGGCTCGGTGTCGGGCTCCGCCCACGCCGTCGCCGCCGCTGCCGAGGAGATGTCCTCCACCGCCGCCGCGATGAGCTCGTCCGTCAACGAGTCGGGGGAGCAGGCCCGCCGCGTGTCCGACTCCGCCGCCGAGGTCTCCTCCAACGTCCAGACTGTCGCCACCGGCGCCGAGGAGATGCGCGTCTCGATCGACGAGATCGCCCACAACACCAACGAGGCCGCCCGCGTCGCCAGCCAGGCCGTGCAGCTCGCCGAGTCGACCACGGCGCAGATCGGCAAGCTCGGAGCCTCCAGCACCGAGATCGCCACCGTCGTCAAGGTCATCACCACGATCGCCGAGCAGACCAACCTGCTGGCGCTCAACGCGACGATCGAGGCCGCTCGGGCCGGCGAGTCGGGCAAGGGCTTCGCCGTCGTCGCCAACGAGGTCAAGGAGCTGGCGCAGGAGACCGCGCGGGCCACCGAGGACATCGCCAAGCGCGTCATGGCGATCCAGAGCGACACCGAGGGCGCCGTGTCGGCGATCGGCGAGATCAGCGCCGTCATCAGCCAGATCAACGACTTCCAGACCACGATCGCCAGCGCGGTCGAGGAGCAGACGGCCACCACCGCCGAGATGAACCGCAGCGTCGCGGCCGCCGCCGCCGGCGCCGCGGGCATCGCCGACAACATCGCCGGCCTGGCCGACGCCTCGCACGTCACCACCGCCGGTGTCGCCCAGTCCAAGGAGGCCGTCAGCGAGCTCAGCACCATGGCCCACGAGCTGCAGACGATGGTGTCGCACTTCCGCTACTGAGGTCGCTGTCCGTCGGGACGTTGATCACGTACGTTGATCAACAGGGCGCCAGCCGTAGGAGATCTCCTACGGCTGGCGCCCCTTTGCTGTGCCTGGTCGCGCGGCGGCGCGACGTCAGCCCGTGACGCGGCGCAGGAAGCGCTGCGTACGCGGGTCGGCCGCCCGCTCGAAGACGTCGGCCGCGGTGCCGCGCTCGGCCACGACGCCGGACTCGAGGAAGCACACCTGGTCGGCCACCTGGCGGGCGAACGACATCTCGTGCGTGGCCAGCACCATCGTCATGCCCTCGTCCTTGAGCTCGCGGACGACGTCGAGCACCTCGCCGACGAGCTCTGGGTCGAGCGCGCTGGTCACCTCGTCGAGCAGCAGCAGCTTGGGCCGCATGGCCAGGGCGCGGGCGATCGCGGCGCGCTGCTGCTGGCCGCCGGAGAGCCGGTCGGGGTAGTCCTTCGCCTTGTCGGCCAGCCCGAACCGCTCGAGGAGCCGGCGAGCCTCGGTCTCGGCCTCGGCGCGCCCGTTACGCCGCACCTTGCGCGGAGCGAGCGTGACGTTGTCGAGCACCGAGAGGTGCGGGAACAGGTTGTAGGCCTGGAACACGATGCCGATCTGCTGGCGCACCGAGTCGACGTCGACGCGCGGGTCGGAGATGTCGCTGCCCTCCAGCCACACCACGCCGTCGTCGACGACCTCGAGCAGGTTGACGCAGCGCAGCAGCGTCGACTTGCCCGACCCGCTCGCGCCGATGAGCGCGGTGACCGAGTGGGCCGGCACCTCGAGGTCGATGCCCCGCAGCACCTGGGTGGCGCCGAAGCTCTTGCGCACCTGCTCGAGGCGCAGGAGCGGCTCGCTCACAGGACGTTCCCGTGCACCGGCAGGCCGCCCGAGCGGGCCGCGACGTAGTCGGTGAGCCGCGTCATGGGGATCGTGAGGGCGACGAACACCAGCCCGGCGACCATGTAGGGCGTGAAGTTGAACGAGCGCCCGGTGATGATGGCTGCCGCCTGGATCGCGTCGGTCGCCCCGAGGATCGAGACCAGGCCCGAGTCCTTCTGCAGCGAGACGAGGTCGTTGAGCAGCGGGGGCACCACGCGCCGGACCGCCTGCGGCAGCACGACGTGGCGCATCGACTGGCCGTAGCTGAGCCCCAGCGACCGGGCAGCGGCCCGCTGCGAGGGGTGCACCGACTCGATGCCGGCCCGGAAGACCTCGGCGACGTAGGCGGAGTAGGTCAGCACCAGTGCGGCGCCGCCCCAGAACACCACGCTGTCGGTGACGCCCGTCAGCCGCAGCGCCGGCACCCCCAGGCCCAGCAGCAGCAGCACCAGCAGCAGCGGGATCCCGCGGAACAGGTCGGTGTAGACCGCCGCGAACAGCCGCAGCGGGAACGCGACCGGGCCACGCAGCGTACGCATCACCGCCAGCGTCAGCCCGAGCGCCAGGATGCACACCTCGCAGACCACCATGAGCCGCAGGTTGAGCCACAGCCCGCGCAGGACGTCGGGCAGCGCCTCCTTCGCGTAGTGGGCGCTGAGGAACGACTCGCGGAACGGCGGCCACCCCGGCGCGCTGGTGACCAGCGCCACCACGACCGCGAGCAGGACCAGCGTCGTCAGCGCGGCGACGGCCGTCGAGCGGCGCGAGCGCGCGCGCCGGTAGCGCTCGCGCTCGAGCTGGCGGGCGGAGGGGGTGTAGGCCTCGCTCACTCTCCGAACACCGGCGCGCCGACCGTCTTGGCGAGCCACTGCGACTGCAGGTCGGCGAGGGTGCCGTCGGTACGCAGCGAGTCGACCGCCGCGGTGACGCACGAGGTGAGCGCGC from Motilibacter peucedani harbors:
- a CDS encoding CpaF family protein, with amino-acid sequence MHASSVVEDEVRELVRRRGIDPASEQAAVRRLVDDVIADYDERSLDGSLPALLDARGTARDVFDAVAGLGPIQRYLDDPTVEEIWINEPNKVFIARHGVAELTTTILTAEDVRDLVERMLKPSGRRIDVSSPFVDASLPSGARVHVAIPDITRAHWSVNIRKFVVRATHLDDLVGLGSLTAPAARFLEAAVASGLNILVAGGTQAGKTTLLNCLLAAVPPRERVITCEETFELKAPLNDIVAMQCRQPSLEGTGEIKLRRLVKEALRMRPSRIVVGEVRQEESLDLLIALNSGLPGMCTIHANSAREAVQKLCTLPLLAGENVTHQFVVPTVASCVDLVVHAATEADGTRRVREIVAVPGRVEGDVVETADIFTTRDGRLVRAEGWPPHQERFARSGFDLARLLQAA
- a CDS encoding type II secretion system F family protein, which produces MGALIGLAFGAGLLLVWLSFGPPREPKPRTTPRLSERMSDMLAQAGVESVTPLALVGACAGTGVVVLLVMALVSHSPVVATAFASMAAYAPLGLVRMRQRKRRADLRELWPEVVDNLASGVRAGLSLPEALTQVGARGPEQLRSHFVRFGEDYRATGRFGPCLDRLKASLADPVGDRIVESLRLAREVGGSDLGRLLRTLSGFLREEARARAELQARQSWTVNGARLAVAAPWLVLGLLAFNPDGVAAFNSAAGAVVLLVGGGVCLLAYRLMLQIARLPEEERVLR
- a CDS encoding type II secretion system F family protein; protein product: MSRSLLGALLGLVAGFGAVTAFWRLPVFRRPRLDDRLAPYLRDTPRVSRLLQESRSLTPFPTLERIVGPAVRDAARVLENVLGGSASVRRKLEQSASPLSLEQFRAEQVLWGAAGLGGGLALSLAMLSSGKGRPVPLALLCLVAAAGGVLARDYWLGAQVTKREQRMVQEFPTVAEMLALAVSAGEGAAGALERVCGLSSGELTRELSRALADARAGASLVTALQGVAARTSLAPLARFVDGVAVAVDRGTPLADVLRAQATDVRELGKRDLLEAGGRKEIGMMMPVVFLVLPVTIVFALYPGVVSLDIAG
- a CDS encoding TadE/TadG family type IV pilus assembly protein; protein product: MRPPALRRALHDDSGAAVVEFCLVVAVVVPMVLAILQFGLVLHVRNTLQAEAAEGARVAAAADRTPVDGRVATASLVSGSFGSGLGQHVTAGTSSDDGLPTVWVRVQADLPLVGWLAGVDGGIDVTAHAVDEGA
- a CDS encoding pilus assembly protein, which translates into the protein MTPVDEPVTTDGGSALIETVFLAVLLLVPLTWVMLAAFSAQNASYAAAAAAREGSRAYVTTQGDADAAAEARARAAAHLVMTDFDASSSRERIAVSGSLAPGSFVTVTVRTRVPLPFLPGFLSHAAVPVRAQALAVVDEYR
- a CDS encoding pilus assembly protein TadG-related protein; the encoded protein is MRRLRGDDGSITPLLLGFVAILVGLVAVITDSSAAFLARRSLVAASDGAALYAAGALDRDRLYDESLTRLPIEARSARSRATAYLARTDLDEHYRSVRVRSVDLDPGATSVTVELTATVALPFVGRISGGRRTLRITASSTAHSPLR
- a CDS encoding flavin reductase family protein, with the translated sequence MNLDPVDAATFRAAFRRHPAGVVVVTADAGDGPAGLTATSLASVSLEPPMVSFALASGASTAPTLLSASTFVVNLLADEHAAVAQRFATTGVDRFAPPTRWTRLPTGEPLLLDAASWLRCETAQRVPVGDHTLLVGRVLEARVDGDAAPLVYHDRRYHGLGDHTALEP
- a CDS encoding substrate-binding domain-containing protein — protein: MAGVALACSLAGCSGSGSGAAAEAPAVTVGVAMPQGDSRWASDADNMVKQLTALGYKTEVTNADKAPATQVTQIQAMIDHGDKALIVGSVDGGALKDVLAKAAAKKIPVIAYDRLITGTSDVDYYATFDNAKVGVLQGQALLDGLNVAKATRPLNIEVFAGDPKDNNAGFFFDGAMSVLKPYIASGKIKVVSGETEFAKVATPNWDGKTAQARMEKLLAGPDAGVTLDGVLAPNDGLARGILAALGEKGYGAAGKPWPAITGQDSELESVKLVASGEQTETIFKDTRELAKVAVQMTNAVLDGDTARVNDTKQYNNGVKVVPTFLLQPVSVTKANYQGVLVDSGYYKSSDLS
- a CDS encoding methyl-accepting chemotaxis protein, whose product is MGTTPAPLPSRLAGSFLDRPVRVKLVALVVASLLALASCVAVTAKTNRTAAQTSEQLRNLNSAAALVLQLDRLASELKVDGLQAIVRPDPAAQVQVLQDQITRTNTTLDQLTAAELPKAQKAGVQTLKDVYTDYEGVITRFVKNAGADPETARLSWEQIDVDNYLVSAVLKNNRDSFSKAVAHAEKAAAAQRSSATHLLWFVVVLAAFVVCLIAYVVVVSITRPLRKVRASLEAMAKGDLTVSADVPHQDEMGQMARALDQALAGIREVVGSVSGSAHAVAAAAEEMSSTAAAMSSSVNESGEQARRVSDSAAEVSSNVQTVATGAEEMRVSIDEIAHNTNEAARVASQAVQLAESTTAQIGKLGASSTEIATVVKVITTIAEQTNLLALNATIEAARAGESGKGFAVVANEVKELAQETARATEDIAKRVMAIQSDTEGAVSAIGEISAVISQINDFQTTIASAVEEQTATTAEMNRSVAAAAAGAAGIADNIAGLADASHVTTAGVAQSKEAVSELSTMAHELQTMVSHFRY
- a CDS encoding amino acid ABC transporter ATP-binding protein; amino-acid sequence: MSEPLLRLEQVRKSFGATQVLRGIDLEVPAHSVTALIGASGSGKSTLLRCVNLLEVVDDGVVWLEGSDISDPRVDVDSVRQQIGIVFQAYNLFPHLSVLDNVTLAPRKVRRNGRAEAETEARRLLERFGLADKAKDYPDRLSGGQQQRAAIARALAMRPKLLLLDEVTSALDPELVGEVLDVVRELKDEGMTMVLATHEMSFARQVADQVCFLESGVVAERGTAADVFERAADPRTQRFLRRVTG
- a CDS encoding amino acid ABC transporter permease, translated to MSEAYTPSARQLERERYRRARSRRSTAVAALTTLVLLAVVVALVTSAPGWPPFRESFLSAHYAKEALPDVLRGLWLNLRLMVVCEVCILALGLTLAVMRTLRGPVAFPLRLFAAVYTDLFRGIPLLLVLLLLGLGVPALRLTGVTDSVVFWGGAALVLTYSAYVAEVFRAGIESVHPSQRAAARSLGLSYGQSMRHVVLPQAVRRVVPPLLNDLVSLQKDSGLVSILGATDAIQAAAIITGRSFNFTPYMVAGLVFVALTIPMTRLTDYVAARSGGLPVHGNVL